The Flavobacterium sp. IMCC34852 genome contains the following window.
CAAAGCAATCACCTCCCGAATAGAGCATCACAATTTCCAGTTTTTTACATTCAGAATCAAATACTATTGGAGTTTGTTCGAGTCCAGCAAACATAAAAGTTACTTTTTTGACTTCTCTATCAAGTTCAATTTTAAATTCTCCATTTAAATTTGTAGTTGCAATAAGTGAATCACTAACTCTCAACTCTACACCAGGCAAAGTATTCAAATCTTGGTCAATCACTTTTCCAGTAATTGATGTAGACTTTTGTCCAAAGCAAACTTGGATTAAACAAATACAAAGTACTATAAATACAATTTTTTTCATTGCAGGGAGTTTAGCCATGCTCACAACTAAGCATTAATTCTCTCCTTCCAACTTTTCAAAAGCAGAATTGACAATTTTTTGCTCTTTAGGAAACCAGGCTTGAGATAGTAAAACAACACCACAAATGATTAATGCGATACTGATTACTTTCTTAATTAAAAGGATATTCTTTGGATTAAGCTTGCTTCGTAATTGTTTGGCCAGTATTATTTTAAACAAATCAGTAATAAAATAAACAATGATTAAAGTCGCAAAAAAGGTAATCATTCTCGAGGCTTTTAATTCCAATTGCGGACCAATGGTAATTAAAATAGCCAACCAAAATCCGAGGACACCAATGTTGATGAAGTTTAAGAAAAAGCCTTTGATGAATAGCGAAAAGTAATTGGTTTTTGCTAATTCTTTAGGGTCAATTTCATCGATAGTTTTACGAGATTCTTTTTTGTTTTTGATGAATGAAATAATACCATAAGTTAACATAACTAAACCACCAAAAATAAACAATGCCGGATCATCTTTGATACTTTGAATCAAACGATAACTACTAAAAAAAGCTATCAGAATAAATATAATATCAGCTAAAACTACCCCTAAATCAAACACTACAGCAGCTCTGAATCCTTTGACTACACTGGTTTCCAGGAGTACAAAAAAAACAGGTCCAATCATAAAACTTAAGAAAAATCCAAGCGGAATGGCAGATAAAATATCGTTTAGGAAAATCATGGTTTGAGTTTTGACAATGCAAGTTAGAATTAAATTTTAACAATTTAAAACTATTTCTATTTTGCTTCTTCTATACTTCCGCCGGCAATAACTTTTTGATTAATTTGTTTGGGTTTCCCATAAATAGTAATATCACCACCGGCTCTAACTTTTGCTTCTACTAATTCAGTAGCAAATATATCTGCTTGTCCGCCTGCATTAGCGGTAATTGTTGTTTGTTCTGTCTTCAATTTTTCCGCTTCATAAATTCCGCCCGAATTCACTAAAACATCTTGATTTTCAGCTGTTCCTTCTAAAGTAATTTTGGAACCATTGGCTACGCGAACGTTCAATTTTTTTGTTTCTAAAATCAATTTTACTTGTGAACCTTCTTTAGCATTGATATCAAAACTAATAGCTTCTAATTGATCACCACATGCTATTCGAGAACCTTCATTGGCTTCAACAGCAGTAAGATTATCGAAATAAACTGTCACCGAAATATGATCACCACCTAATAATTTATTTAACGGCATTCTGATTTTTAATTCGCCGTTTTTATTGACCAATTCTACTTCATTACTTTCTTTCCCATCGACAACTACTTTGTTTTCATTGCTTTTTACTAACAAAACATCAATCTGATCAAAAGAAGTTACTTTGGTAAAATCACCTACTTTTTTTTCTACTTGTCCGAAAGCTATCGAACTGAAAATTAAAAAACTGTAAACTAAACTTTTCATACTATTCATTTCTTCTGATAAAATGGAAATCCAATTGTTTTTTGACTAAATCGGCATTTTTAACTTTGACATACACTTCATCGCCTAACTGTAGCAAGGCTTTAGAAACCTGACCTACTAAAGCATATTGCTTTTCATCAAATACATAATAATCTTCTTTGATTTCACGAATTCTGACCATGCCTTCGCATTTATTTTCGATGATTTCTACGTAAATTCCCCATTCGGTTACCCCTGAAATTACCCCTAAAAACTCTTGGTCTTTATGGTCTTGCATGTATTTGACTTGCATATATTTGACAGAATCTCTTTCGGCTTGTGCGGCCAAACCTTCCATATCGCTGGAATGCGCGCATTTTTCTTCGTATTCTTCTTGGCTGACACTTTTTCCACCATCGAGATAAAATTGCAACAAACGATGTGCCATCACATCCGGGTAACGACGAATAGGCGACGTAAAATGACTGTAAAAATCAAAAGCCAATCCATAATGACCAATATTTTCGGTAGAATATTTCGCCTTACTCATACTTCGAATCGTCAATGTATCAACTAAATTTTGTTCTTTTTTTCCATTGACTTCATTCAATAAATTATTCAACGATTTAGAAATATCCTGTTTGGATTTCATATTAATCGAATACCCAAATTTTGAAATCACCGTTTGAAGGTTAATTAACTTGTCTTCATTGGGTTCGTCGTGAATACGATAAACAAAAGTTTTCTTTTGTTTGCCTATAAATTCCGCTACTTTTCGGTTGGCCAACAACATGAATTCTTCAATCAAATGATTAGCATCTTTAGAGATTTTAAAGAACACACCAACCGGTTCTGCCTCGGCATTCAAATTGAATTTAACTTCTACTTTGTCAAATGAAATAGCTCCGGCGGCCATTCTTTTTCGGCGTAAAATTTTAGCTAATTCGTCTTGTTTTAGAGTGGCTGCTACAATTTCGGCCGGTACTTTGTATTCTTTTCCGGTTAAAGAAATTTCAGCCGGAATAATATCGCTTTTAGTTTCAATAATGTGCTGCGCTTCCTCATAAGCAAAGCGTTGGTCAGAAAAAATTACGGTTCTTCCAAACCATTGATTTATTACTTCTGCTTTCGGGGTTAATTCGAATACCGCTGAAAAAGTATACTTTTCTTCTTGAGGTCGAAGTGAACAGGCAAAATTTGACAATACTTCAGGTAACATAGGAACTACTCTATCTACCAAATACACTGACGTAGCTCGTTTATAAGCTTCATCATCGAGTATAGTTCCTTCTTTTAAATAGTGTGAAACATCGGCTATATGTACACCAATTTCATAGTTTCCGTTTTCTAAAACCTGAAACGACAAAGCATCATCAAAATCTTTAGCGTCTTTCGGATCTATGGTGAAGGTTAAAACCTTTCGCATGTCACGACGTTTTGCAATTTCTTCCTGAGTGATAGAAGTATCAATTTTGTTAGCAAAAGCTTCTACTTCAATCGGGAAATCATACGGTAAACCATATTCGGCTAAAATGGCATGAATTTCAGTATTGTGTTCGCCGGGTTTTCCTAAAACTTTAATCACAGAACCAAAAGGCGAATCAGCTTTCGTTGGCCAATCTTCTAATTTGACTAAAACTACATCACCATGTTCGGCTTCGCCTAATTTATTTTTTGGGATAAAAATATCCGTGTACATTTTAGCATTTGCTGTAGTTACAAAACCAAAATTCTTTTGAATATCAATTACACCTACAAATTCTTCTTTGTGTCTTTCTAAAATTTCTAAGACTTCAGCTTCAGGCTTTCTTGAACTTCTTCTGTCGTAAACATAAGCTTTTACGGTATCTCCGTCTAAAGCATGATTCAAATTTACAAATGGTACAAAAACATCGTGTTCTAATTCGTCACAAACAAAATAAGCCGTTTTGCGCGAGGTCATATCAATCGTTCCTTCGTAGTATTTTTGACTGCTGGCTTTGACTAAGTACTTTCCGGGTTCGGATTCTATAATCAGTTTTTGTGCGGCTAAAATCTTTAAATCTTTGATAATTTCATTTCTGCTTTTGGTATCATCCAGTTCCAGGATTGCAGCTATTTGTTTGTAGTTGAATGGTTTATTAGCATTCTTGGATAATATTTTAAAAATCTTTTCAGAAAATGTTTTAGTATTCTTTCCGAATTTTTTTGGTTTCTTACTCATTGTATCTTTTTATGTGTGTGTTAATATTTTTCATAGGAACACATAGAATATAGCTTATACAAATATTGATTTCTTTTCTAAAATAGTTAAGCTATATTTCAATTAATGCTGAAAATTACGAAATAGTAATTAGTAAATAGTAATTAGTGATTAGTTTTAATTAAAAAATAACAATTTGTATCTTTATAAAAACTATAAAAGATGACCGAATTTATAACGATTGCTACTTTTAATTTCGCTCATGAAGTGATGGTTTTAAAAACCATTTTAGACCGAGAAGGTATTCCGTATTTGTTTCAAAATGAAAACCTGGTTTCGATAGATCCTTTCGCAAGTTTGGCTTATGGCGGCATCCAATTAAAAATTCATCCTAACGATATTGAAACTGTTCAAACTATTTTAGATGACCTAAATAATAATTTAAAAATCGTTTAAAATTTCAAAGTTGTCAACATTTATTAAAAACAACAAAAAAGAATTTTTAAAAATTTAAATTTTATGATGGTTATTATAGGGTGTTAATAGTTGTAATAACTTTTTTAGAATCACTGTATTTTAAAAGTTATCGAAACTTATACAGAGAAATTAACAATCATATAACTCAATAAAGTTCTTAAAATGAGCAAATTTTTGATAGTTGTCAACAGTTGTTAACAGGTAAAAAAACATCCTTTTTTTTGATAAGTTTAAGAATAGATTTTTGTTGAAAACTCACTTTTTTATGCTGATAATTTTACCAAAAAAAACGCAAACTAAATTTGATTTTCTCGTTTCAATTTTTGTTTAGAAAAAAAAGTTTACCTTCTCAAAAAACTTCTGATTTTCTATCCAAAGTTGTTAACAATTCATGTTAATTTAAAGTTAACTGATTATCAAGTATTTGCAAAATGCTATTAACATGGTATAATTTTAACATTTATATTGAAATTTACGCAATGATTTTCAAATAGTTATAGAAATAGTTTAGTCAATAAAAAATCTTAGATTTTAAAAATCAACTAGTTACAATAAAGTAAAAATCTAACCGATTGTTTCCTTAAATTTGTACTCACAACACAAATAAAAAAAAATGAAAATTTCTATCGGAAACGATCACGCCGGACCGGATTACAAAAAAGCCATTGTCACATTTTTAGAACAAAAAGGTTATCAAATTTTTAACCACGGAACTGATACTTTTGACAGTGTGGATTATCCTGATTTTGGTCACCCGGTTGCTATTGATGTGGAAACTAAAAAAGCTGATTTTGGTATCGTAATTTGCGGTTCCGGAAACGGAATAGCCATGTCAGCTAACAAACACCAAGGCATCCGCGCCGCACTTTGTTGGACCAAAGAAATTGCCGCTTTAGCACGTCAACATAATGATGCTAATGTGATTAGTATTCCGGCAAGATACACTTCTATCCAGCAAGCTGTAGATATGGTAGACACTTTTTTAAATACTGCTTTCGAAGGCGGAAGACACGCCACGAGAGTGGATAAAATAAGTTGTAATTAATCCTAATGATATCCGACCTAAATAATTTTAATGAAGTTAATGTTGCAAGTAGAAAAGTTGCTTTACTTTCTTTTTTAATTGGCACATTAATTCTTGCGCTCTATTTTTTAACGCATTATCACGGCGTGATTTATTTAGGTTTATTTTTCATTACTACGGCTTTCATTTTAAATAGCTTTTTTACAGTACTATTACTCTATTTTTATATTAAAGAAAGAAAGCATAGAAAAATGATTTTATTTTCTATTTTATTAATCTTCTTAAACATACCGATTGGATTTTTTTATCTCGATTTAGGTTTTGAGATTTACAACCATATAGAAGTTGTCAATGACTGAAGTACATATCCATAAACATGAAGTAAAAGGAAAAAACTTAGTCTTGTCTATACTTTTAAACCTTTTAATTACGATTGCTCAGGTTGTGGGTGGTATCATTTCCGGAAGTTTAGCCCTAATTTCTGATGCGTTGCATAATTTTTCCGATGTGCTATCGTTGGTTTTTAGTTATGTTGCTCATAAATTATCCCGAAGAAAAGCGTCTATCAATAATACTTTTGGCTATAAAAGAGCCGAATTAATTGCGGCTTTTATCAATGCTTCTACCTTAGTCATTGTTGCTTTTATTTTGATTTATGGTGCTGTAGAAAGATTTGTAAATCCACATCCTATTGAATCAGGTTTAGTCATTTGGTTGGCGTTGTTAGGCATTGTGGTTAATGGTCTTTCTGTGATTTTTCTCCGAAAAGATGCCGAGCATAATCTCAATATGAAATCGGCTTATCTCCATTTATTAACAGATATGATGGCTTCTGTAGCAGTTTTAGTAGGTGGTTTGTTGATGAAGTTTTATGGTTGGTTTTGGGTCGATAGTGTTATGACCATTGCCATTGCTATTTATTTAATCGTGGTTGGAGTCAAATTATTGATTACTTCTACCAAAATGTTGATGTTATTCACACCCGATTTTATCGATATCAAAGAATTGGTTCGCGAAGTACACAAAATCCCGGGAGTTAATAAATTACACCACATCCATGTTTGGCATCTCAACGACGAAGAATTGCATCTTGAAGCCCATTTAGACTGTTCGGAAGATATCAAAATGAGTGAATTCAATGAATTGTTGCATAAAGTAGAACAGGTTTTATTTCATAAATTTAACATCAATCACATCAATATCCAACCTGAATTCAAAAAAGAAGATCCAAAAGATTTTATAGTTCAAGATTAGCATGACCATTCTTAATTTAAATACCATAAAGACTATTTTCAAAAAAAGACCAACCAATTCTCATAAGGGAAATCATGGACACGCTTTGATAATAGCCGGATGTAAATCAAAAATGGGCGCGGCAATCATCACTTCAAAATCGGCGCTTCGCGCCGGAGCCGGTTTGGTTACGGTTAATATCCCCAAAAAAGAACGCTTAGCCGTTTTTAGTGCTTTGCCTGAAGCCATGATTGAATTCAGAGAAGAAAACAACAATTGGGACAAATACAATGCTTTTGCCATTGGTCCGGGTTTGGGAACCGATAAACAAGCGGAAAGAAAAGTTGCATTTGTTGTACAAAATATAAAACACCCTATTGTTTTTGATGCCGATGCTTTGAATGTATTGGCCATGAAACAAGATTGGCTTACAAAACTTCCCCAAAAATCAATCTTGACACCACACGAAAAAGAGTTTGACCGATTGTTCGGTATTCATTTTTCGGCAGAAAAAAGACAACAAAAAGCCATTGAGAAAGCCACCGAACTGAATTGCATAATAGTCTTAAAAAGCCACAAAACTTTTATCACTAATGGCAAACAAAGCTTTCAAAATACCACCGGAAATTCCGGTTTAGCCAAAGGAGGTTCAGGCGATGCATTGACCGGAATCATTACCGCTTTTTTAGCTCAAGATTACGAACCTATAAATGCCGCAATTCTCGGGGTTTACTTTCACGGATTGGCTGCTGATATTACCCTGGAAACCCAAAGCGAAGAAAGTATGTTGATTACTGATGTAATCGATAATTTAGGCAAGGCTTTTCAAAAAATTTAGTATAAAACAATGTATTAGCTATGAAGCGCTTTCCAGAATAGGATAAAGCTGACGACAATAAACAGGAAAATCGGTATACCGGCTAAGAGGTTAAAATTTCGTTTAAGTTTTAAAGACTTTTTGTGAAAAAAATAGCTTTCCACCAATAAAAAAACTGACCAAAAAAATAAACCTGTGTAAATACTCAACGCATAGGCAAGATAAAACTCTTCAAAATCAAGGAAGAAAATAATACTTCCCAAACAAAGTAGCACCAACAATAGAATCCGCAGGAAAAAATATTTTATCATTGCATTTATTTAGCCCAAATATACAAAAATGACCAGCATACAATTCATTCAAAACCAAGTCACGGCTTCGCCAAAAAGTATCGAAGCCACTTTAAAATTATTATCCGAAGATTGCACAATTCCTTTTATTTCCCGTTACCGAAAAGACCAAACCGGAAACTTGGACGAAGTCGTTATTGAAAATATCGCTAAACTCTCCAAACAGTTCGACGAAATCGTAAAACGAAAAGACAGTGTTTTAAAAGCCATCGAGGAACAAGGCCAACTGACCTCAGAACTAAAAAATAAAATAGAAAACAGCTTCGATTTACAAGAGATTGAAGATTTGTATTTGCCCTATAAAAAGAAGAAAAAAACCCGAGCCGATGTAGCGCGTGAAAACGGTTTAGAACCTTTGGCCAAAATCATCATGGCGCAAAATAGTGATGATATAGAATTTATCGCGTCCCAATATTTGAATGCTAAAGTACCAAATGAAGACGACGCATTACAAGGCGCACGCGACATTATCGCCGAATGGATCAACGAAAATATCTTTATTCGAAAAAATCTCCGACGCTTGTTCCAAAGAAAAGCAGTTGTGGAAACCAAGGTCGTGAAAACCAAAAAAGATGACGAAGCGGCTCAAAAATTCTCCCAATATTTCGACTGGGCAGAACCCATTTCCAAAGCGCCATCTCATAGATTATTGGCCATGTTGCGTGCCGAAGCCGAAGGTTTTGTCAAATTAAACGTCGAAATCGAGAAAGAAGAAGCCATCGAATTTATCGAAAACAATACCATAAAAAACAATAGGGAAACCGCCGACCAATTGCGCTTAGCCATCAAAGACAGTTACAAAAGATTATTAGAACCGGCGATTTCCAACGAAACACTGCAAGAAGCGAAAGCCAAAGCGGATGCCAAAGCGATTGAAGTGTTTGCCGGTAATTTGGGACAACTTTTATTAGCGCCACCATTAGGAGAAAAACGAATTTTAGCCATTGATCCGGGTTTTAGAAGTGGTTGTAAAGTGGTTTGTTTGGATGAAAAAGGCGATTTGTTATACAACGAAACCATCTATCCGCACCAGCCGCAAAACGAAACGGCTATGGCGATGAAAAAAATCAAATCGATGGTCAACGCCTACAATATTGAAGCGATTTCCATAGGTAACGGAACAGCAAGTCGCGAAACCGAATTCTTTATAAAAAAAATTGCCTTCGATAAGCCGGTTCAGGTTTTTGTGGTTTCAGAAGCCGGCGCTTCAGTGTACTCCGCCAGTAAAATTGCCCGTGATGAATTTCCGAATTATGACGTAACCGTTCGCGGGTCGGTGTCGATAGGTAGAAGACTTTCCGATCCTTTGGCGGAATTGGTTAAAATTGATGCTAAATCCATAGGCGTCGGACAATACCAACACGATGTTGACCAAACCAAACTTAAAGAAGAATTGGATACGGTTGTTGTTCGCTGTGTGAATTCGGTTGGAATTAATATTAACACAGCCAGTAAATCATTGCTGAGTTATGTCTCTGGAATTGGTGAAAAAATGGCCGAAAATATTGTGGCTTTCCGCTCCGAAAACGGACCGTTTGAAGACAGAAAGCAACTCAAGAAAGTACCGCGTTTGGGTGATAAAGCGTATCAGCAAGCCGCCGCTTTTATTAGAATCAAAGATGGGAAAAATCCGTTAGACAATTCGGCCGTACATCCTGAAGCTTATTCTATAGTGGAAAAAATGGCGAAAGATTTAGGGTTAAAAACCGCAGAATTAATCGGTAAAAAAGACAAAATCAGTTTGATAAAACCAGAAAGTTACATCACTTCTGATATCGGAATTTTAGGTATCAAAGACATTTTAAAAGAACTCGAAAAACCCGGACTCG
Protein-coding sequences here:
- a CDS encoding LysE family translocator, whose protein sequence is MIFLNDILSAIPLGFFLSFMIGPVFFVLLETSVVKGFRAAVVFDLGVVLADIIFILIAFFSSYRLIQSIKDDPALFIFGGLVMLTYGIISFIKNKKESRKTIDEIDPKELAKTNYFSLFIKGFFLNFINIGVLGFWLAILITIGPQLELKASRMITFFATLIIVYFITDLFKIILAKQLRSKLNPKNILLIKKVISIALIICGVVLLSQAWFPKEQKIVNSAFEKLEGEN
- a CDS encoding head GIN domain-containing protein; translated protein: MKSLVYSFLIFSSIAFGQVEKKVGDFTKVTSFDQIDVLLVKSNENKVVVDGKESNEVELVNKNGELKIRMPLNKLLGGDHISVTVYFDNLTAVEANEGSRIACGDQLEAISFDINAKEGSQVKLILETKKLNVRVANGSKITLEGTAENQDVLVNSGGIYEAEKLKTEQTTITANAGGQADIFATELVEAKVRAGGDITIYGKPKQINQKVIAGGSIEEAK
- the rnr gene encoding ribonuclease R — protein: MSKKPKKFGKNTKTFSEKIFKILSKNANKPFNYKQIAAILELDDTKSRNEIIKDLKILAAQKLIIESEPGKYLVKASSQKYYEGTIDMTSRKTAYFVCDELEHDVFVPFVNLNHALDGDTVKAYVYDRRSSRKPEAEVLEILERHKEEFVGVIDIQKNFGFVTTANAKMYTDIFIPKNKLGEAEHGDVVLVKLEDWPTKADSPFGSVIKVLGKPGEHNTEIHAILAEYGLPYDFPIEVEAFANKIDTSITQEEIAKRRDMRKVLTFTIDPKDAKDFDDALSFQVLENGNYEIGVHIADVSHYLKEGTILDDEAYKRATSVYLVDRVVPMLPEVLSNFACSLRPQEEKYTFSAVFELTPKAEVINQWFGRTVIFSDQRFAYEEAQHIIETKSDIIPAEISLTGKEYKVPAEIVAATLKQDELAKILRRKRMAAGAISFDKVEVKFNLNAEAEPVGVFFKISKDANHLIEEFMLLANRKVAEFIGKQKKTFVYRIHDEPNEDKLINLQTVISKFGYSINMKSKQDISKSLNNLLNEVNGKKEQNLVDTLTIRSMSKAKYSTENIGHYGLAFDFYSHFTSPIRRYPDVMAHRLLQFYLDGGKSVSQEEYEEKCAHSSDMEGLAAQAERDSVKYMQVKYMQDHKDQEFLGVISGVTEWGIYVEIIENKCEGMVRIREIKEDYYVFDEKQYALVGQVSKALLQLGDEVYVKVKNADLVKKQLDFHFIRRNE
- a CDS encoding DUF2007 domain-containing protein, yielding MTEFITIATFNFAHEVMVLKTILDREGIPYLFQNENLVSIDPFASLAYGGIQLKIHPNDIETVQTILDDLNNNLKIV
- the rpiB gene encoding ribose 5-phosphate isomerase B — protein: MKISIGNDHAGPDYKKAIVTFLEQKGYQIFNHGTDTFDSVDYPDFGHPVAIDVETKKADFGIVICGSGNGIAMSANKHQGIRAALCWTKEIAALARQHNDANVISIPARYTSIQQAVDMVDTFLNTAFEGGRHATRVDKISCN
- a CDS encoding cation diffusion facilitator family transporter, whose translation is MTEVHIHKHEVKGKNLVLSILLNLLITIAQVVGGIISGSLALISDALHNFSDVLSLVFSYVAHKLSRRKASINNTFGYKRAELIAAFINASTLVIVAFILIYGAVERFVNPHPIESGLVIWLALLGIVVNGLSVIFLRKDAEHNLNMKSAYLHLLTDMMASVAVLVGGLLMKFYGWFWVDSVMTIAIAIYLIVVGVKLLITSTKMLMLFTPDFIDIKELVREVHKIPGVNKLHHIHVWHLNDEELHLEAHLDCSEDIKMSEFNELLHKVEQVLFHKFNINHINIQPEFKKEDPKDFIVQD
- a CDS encoding NAD(P)H-hydrate dehydratase, with the translated sequence MTILNLNTIKTIFKKRPTNSHKGNHGHALIIAGCKSKMGAAIITSKSALRAGAGLVTVNIPKKERLAVFSALPEAMIEFREENNNWDKYNAFAIGPGLGTDKQAERKVAFVVQNIKHPIVFDADALNVLAMKQDWLTKLPQKSILTPHEKEFDRLFGIHFSAEKRQQKAIEKATELNCIIVLKSHKTFITNGKQSFQNTTGNSGLAKGGSGDALTGIITAFLAQDYEPINAAILGVYFHGLAADITLETQSEESMLITDVIDNLGKAFQKI
- a CDS encoding Tex family protein, which gives rise to MTSIQFIQNQVTASPKSIEATLKLLSEDCTIPFISRYRKDQTGNLDEVVIENIAKLSKQFDEIVKRKDSVLKAIEEQGQLTSELKNKIENSFDLQEIEDLYLPYKKKKKTRADVARENGLEPLAKIIMAQNSDDIEFIASQYLNAKVPNEDDALQGARDIIAEWINENIFIRKNLRRLFQRKAVVETKVVKTKKDDEAAQKFSQYFDWAEPISKAPSHRLLAMLRAEAEGFVKLNVEIEKEEAIEFIENNTIKNNRETADQLRLAIKDSYKRLLEPAISNETLQEAKAKADAKAIEVFAGNLGQLLLAPPLGEKRILAIDPGFRSGCKVVCLDEKGDLLYNETIYPHQPQNETAMAMKKIKSMVNAYNIEAISIGNGTASRETEFFIKKIAFDKPVQVFVVSEAGASVYSASKIARDEFPNYDVTVRGSVSIGRRLSDPLAELVKIDAKSIGVGQYQHDVDQTKLKEELDTVVVRCVNSVGININTASKSLLSYVSGIGEKMAENIVAFRSENGPFEDRKQLKKVPRLGDKAYQQAAAFIRIKDGKNPLDNSAVHPEAYSIVEKMAKDLGLKTAELIGKKDKISLIKPESYITSDIGILGIKDILKELEKPGLDPRKAAKVFEFDPNVKSIKDVRSGMILPGIVNNITAFGCFVDIGIKESGLVHISQLKEGFVSDVNEVVKLHQHVQVKVVEVDEERKRIQLTMVF